The sequence GCCGGACAGCGAGCGAAGCGCGGCGACCACCTCGCCCGGCTCTCCGGCCGACGTGAGCAAGGCCGTCGCCGCCGTATCCAGTCGGAGAGCGCCGACCAGTCGCTCGAGCTCCTCGTCTGCACCGAGCGGGTCGGGGTTCGCGCCCTGGAGGAGACCGAGTAACTGGGCCGGCGAGCGGCCTGTCCATTCTTGCGCGTGCACGAGGAAGTCGCCCACAGGCAGGAGCGCCGGCACGTTGAAGAGGTGATGGATGTACGCCCCATGGATCTGGTTCTCGCGGCAGCGATCGATGTATGCGAGGAGCGCTGGCGTGTCGAGCGCCGCCGGGTCAACCGCGAGCAGCGCGAGGTGAGCCCGGATCACCGCGGGCTTCACTTCTCGGTCCCAGCGCTCGAGGTCCTCACGCCAGAGCTTGCGTTCGAACACGGTCGCGCTCGTCTCGAGTCGGCGCCGAATCATTGGGTGACTGCGCGCGAGCTCGTCCCACACCTCTTTCGGAGGGTGACCGACTGCCTCGCTTGGCGCGCCGACGGCACGTGCGCAGTAGTACGGGAACCCGTTGACGAAGCCCGCCTCCAGGTACTCGAGCAGCGATCCGTAGCGGCGGAGGCTCTCGCCGAAGCCGCGTTCGAACGGCTCGGGAAAGATCTCCGCTTGGAAGCGGGTCACCGGCCGCGTCCAATGAGTCGGGTCGAGGAACCACGATCCCGGACCGGGTGGGGCGAAGGTTTGCTCAGCGACGAGTGTCATCATTACCAACCTCCTTCATGCTTGCCGGATTGCGGCGAAGTTCGTCCGTCAGCACGCGTACGGCCCAGGCGGCGGCCTTGCCGGCCTCCTGGCCCTCGAGGCCCCACTGGTCGCGCATCGCCTGCCACGCGGGCGCGCTCACGAGCAGGTAGATCACCCCAAGGGCGCGTTGGCGCTCGGCCGGCCCGAGCCCGTCGGTGACCTCCCGCATCGCCTTCTCGAACGTCGCCAGTCGCCGGCGCCGCGTGCGGGCCCGGATCTCCTGTCCGCGCTTGGACAGGAGGGCGCGGATCAGCGGCGCTCGCTCGTCGTACATGCGATAGAGCGCAGGCGCCATCTCGCGGACGCCCTCGAGCGTGTCTGGGTAGGAAAGGAGGACGACCCGGAGGTGCTCCTCCGCCCATTCACCGAACTCGTCGAAGAGCGCCTCCTTGGTCGGAAAGTGCCGGTAGACGGTACGGACCGACACGCGGGCGCGCACGGCGACAAGCGGAACGGTGACCTCGTTGACCTCCTCGTCCGCCAGCACATCTGCCGTCGCCTCCAGTATCCGAAGGCGCGTCTGCTCCATCTGTTCTGCGCGGAGCGGGCTTTCGTACGTGGTTGTGCTCATGGCAGCACAATAATCATGTCACTTTATCGTGTCAAGAAGGCACGTTGGCATGTCGTCAATTACCGCACCCCATGATGCCGTGGCAAAGCCGATTGAAAATCGTGAATCTCTACGCTGCATCGCGACCAGTCCCGCGGCTCTGCGTCGTGCGCGTGCCAGCCCGTTAGCCGCGACATGGACCGCAAGGGGCTCAGAGCCGCGGGGCCGGTGACAGGCTCCAGTCGGCCAACACCGGACGATCCCGACCATCGAAGTTGACCTAAGCATCGCCGAGATTCCCTACGAGTCGGGAGCCTTCAAGTTCCGCTAGACGCGGGGCGTGCCACTACTCGACATCCGCGTGAATTTTCAAAGTCAAGCCCGTGCGCTTGATGTCGTTCACGAAGACTGTTCGAGCGTCCGGCATCAGCGCACTCGGTGCAACCCCGCAGCTGGCACGTAGCGCCTGCCGACACAACTGCTGGCGGACCGAGCGCGGGCCACGAAAAGTGCTTGACCCTCTCGTAACGGCACGGTCTAGGATGCCTTCAACTTGAGAGGGAAGGCATGTTTTTAAGGATTGGTGAACTGGCCCGGCGCACCGGGCTGACGGTGCGCGCATTGCGGCACTATGACGACATCGCCCTGCTGGTGCCGTCCAAAAGGTCCAGTAGCGGCTACCGTCTATACGGCCGGAAAGACGTGGCGCGGCTTTACCGCATCCAGGCGCTGCGGCGCCTCGACCTGTCGCTCACCGACATACAAGGCCTGCTCGACAACGCGGCCGGCGGGGTTTCGGAAATCGTGGCCCGGCAGGTGGCGCAACTCGACCGCGAAATCCTGCAGGCATCGGCGCTGCGCACCCATCTGCTCACGGTGCAGGACCAGTTGCAAGCCAGCGAAGAACCCGGCATCGACGACTGGCTCTTGGCGCTCGAGAGCATGGTCGCGGGCTCGAAGTACTTCAGCGAGGACGAGCAGCGCAGGCTCAAGACGCAGCGCGATGGTTTCACTGACGCAGTGGCGCCCGAGCGCGCGGAGTTGTCGGCGTGGCTGCAACGCCTGGTGGCGGCCGGCGTTTCACCCGAGGACCCGGAGGCACAGGCCCTGGCGCAACGTTGGATAGAACGGTTGCTCGAAGAAGCCGGTGGTGACGAAGGTCTGCTGATGAAGCTCTACACCATGCACTGGAACGAGCCATCGCTTCACGCGCTGACAGGGGTGGACCGCGCCGGCATCCGGTACATCTCGCACGCGATGGCCTTCGCGCGCCTCCAGCTCTACGCGCCTTACTGCAGTTCGGGCGACATGGCCACGTTGCGCCAGCACTACGTTGCGCAGACCGATGCATGGCCGCCGCTCATTGCCGAGGTTCGGCAACAGATGTTGGCGAGCGCTCCCACCGATGGTGCGGCCATGCGCGCGCTGGCGCTGCGTTGGCAGGCGCTCTCGCTCGCCAAGGCCGGCGGCGATGCCGCGTTGCACGCGAAGCTGCAACGCGCGTTCCACCACGATGCGGCTCTGCGGGCTGGCTCGGGCATCGACGAGACATTGGCCGCCTATGTCGGGCAAGCCATCGCGCACCTGGACAGCGCATCGACCTCCTGAATGAATCCGAAAGGCCTCCACGTGAACGCACAAACGCAGACGAACCCTCACTTTTTCACCGGCAACTACGCGCCGCTCACCGACGAGCACGACATCGCGGCGCTCCACATCGAAGGCACGCTGCCACCCGAGCTGTCGGGCAGCCTTTACCGGGTCGGCCCGAGCCCGCAGTACGCACCGCGCGACGACAGCTACCACTGGTTCTCCGGCGACGGGATGGTGCATGCCTTCCACATCGTCAAGGGCAAGGTGTCGTACAGCAACCGCTGGGCGCGCACGCCGAAATGGCAACTGGAACATGAAGCCGGACGCGCGCTCTTCGGCACCTTCGGCAACCCCGCCACCAGCGACCCGCTGGCGCAGGGCCGAAACGGTGGCACGGCCAACACAAGCATGCTGTGGCATGGCGACCGGCTGTTCGCTCTCGAAGAGTCGCATCAGCCCTTCGAGCTCGACGCCTATACACTGGCTTCCAAAGGACATCAGAGCTTCGGCGACTGCGTGACCTCGCGCTGCACCGCGCACCCGAAGATTGACCCCGAGAGCGGCGAACTGCATTTCTTCGCGTACTCGCCCGACGGCCCCTGTTCGCCAACCATGCTCTATGGCGTGATGGACAAACACTGCGAGGTCACGCGGCTCGAGTCGTTCAAAGCGCCGTATGCCAGCATGGCGCACGACTTCATGGTGACGCGCGGGCATGTGCTCTTTCCGGTCACGCCGCTGACGCTCAGCGTGGAACGTGCGATGCGCGGCAAGCCACTGCTGGCCTGGGAGGCCGGCCTGCGGACCCATGTTGGCGTGATGCGTCGCGGTGGCACGACGGACACACTACGCTGGTTCCGCGCCGACGCCTGCCACGTGTTCCACGTGATGAATGCCTGGGACGACGGCGACACCATCGTGGCCTATGTGATGCAGTCGGAAACGGCGCCCGGCCTGCCCGATGCCGAAGGCCGGCCTGGTGACCCCGATGCCATGGCCGCGCACCTGTGCCGCTGGACCTTCGACTTGAGTGGTGCGGACACCGGGTTCCGCCGTGAGTACCTCGACGACCTGGTGGCCGAGTTTCCACGCATCGACGAGCGCTACACGGGCCGGCGCAACCGCTACGGCTTCTACACCTGTCATGCGACGTCGCGCGCAAGGGACGACTCGGAAAGCGTGCTCTACGACAGCCTCGCCCGTTTCGACTTTGATACCGGCGGGCGCAGCATGCACACGCTGCCGCATGGAGACGTGGTGTCCGAACCGGTGTTCGTGCCGCGCGCGACCGACGCGGCCGAGGGCGACGGCTGGCTGCTTGCCGTGGCCTGGCGTGAACAGGAAAGGCGCAGCGACTTGCTGGTGTTCGATGCGATGGACCTGGCGACGGGACCTGTTGCGGTCGCCCGTTTGCCGCACCGCGTGCCGTTCGGTTTTCATGGGACTTGGCGACCTGGCCTGTAACGAGCTAGTGCCTGGCCAGACGGCCAGTCGCTACGAAGCGAGACGGTCACATGAATGGCTGTTCTGGGGGCGGACGTACTTCGGCTTTGGGCCCCTTTGCGCGGACCGGTCGGGCGAGTTCCAGGCGAACCCGAAATATCGGGGCGAGCCCTGAGCCTCGGCGCTACAGCCGGACGCGACCATCAGCGGACCTTCGCGAGGCGTGGCTGACCGTCCGCTTGCGACGGGATAGCTGCCACAGCGTTGTCATCAAAACGAGGTTCGCGTCGGGCCATAGGGCGTGTTCGCGGCCAAGGCAGGAGGCCGCAACCGCGTGTGCTGGGCGACCCAGCCGGCGCCCGCGTGAGCAGGCAAGGCCGCTCGCCGTTCACGTCAACCGGATTGGAAGACCCGCTCGATGACCTTCACCTGGGCGCCCAGCGCTTCGAAGCGGCGGACAAGATCATCCTTCCGAGTGACGCTGACGTTTTCGTGCATCAGCTGCAAGGGCAGCTGATGCTTGAGCTTCAGCAGGCTTGCGCCCGACAACCGGCTGTAGTGCGGATGCGTCTTGAGCGCGGTCAATACCTGCAAGGGCTGATCGCCCAGGTCCACCAGATGAACCGTGTAGAAGACCGTCGGCGAAACCTCGTCCGACGGAGGCGGCACATACACCTCGATGCGCTCCATCAGCACCTGCAGACTCGGGAACAGCGGCCGGGGCGACCAGCGTCCGCTTCCGTGCCAGTCCCACAGCACCGGCACTTCGGGCCGGCCGATGTCGCCGATCAACGGGTCGCCGCCGGCGTTTTGCAGAACCACCCAGTGCGCCTGCCACTGGCCCGTGTCCACGGCGTCGCTCCACACCAAATGCTCCGGCGTACTCGCTTTCTGGTTCAGGATGAAGCGGTAGCCTTCCATTTCCGCCAGCAGGCCGGGCACATCGACGGCGCCCGAGCCGGTGAGCACGCCACTCGCGTTCTCGCGCCAGTTCGGGTCTTCCAGCACAAGACATTGGGTTCCCATGCGGCGGCACCAGGCGAACCAGTCCTGGATGGGCGGGGGCAAGGGCGGCAGGGCGAACTGCGCTGCCAGTGAGGCCTGGATGGCTGCCCGGCTGGGCCAGTTGTCGCGTGTCAGTGCCATGGGATGTTCGAAGCCTTCGCAGTTCGCCTGCGCGCACTCCAGTGCGCGGCGACGCCATGCATCTTCCTTCTTGAATTCTGCCCGAGCAATGTGCGAGCGACGACTCCGTGCTCAGCGCGCGGCGCGTGCCGGGCGCAGCTGGGGCTCCAGCAGGCCCGGCGTCGTGTCTTGCGCGTCGTGCAACTGGCCATGGAGGTCGTGCTGAACCAGCAGTTGCCGGGCTCGCTGCCAAGCCGACAGGCGTGCAGGCGGCACGGAGATGTAGGACGCCAGGGCAAACAGCGACGAATGCTCCTGGTCTGCCGGCGCTTCGCGCCGATGCTGCATCCGCCGCAGCGGTGCGATCGCCAGCATCGAGGCGAGGATCGCGCCGATGACGATGGCGTACAGGCCCAGCAGATGCAGGACCTCGGGTTGCGAGCGTGCGCCGAGCACATAGGGCCAGGCGTACCAGATGGCGCAGAACCAGATCCCGACGTTGACCGCCGGGCGCACGACGCGCAGCCACAGGTACATGGCGAGGGTTCGCTGGGGCGACCGGCCGGTGCCGAACGCGCGCAGCGGAATGCGCGCGGCGTCGATGATCGGTTCCTCTCCCGCGGGCTGGCCCCAGGAGCGGCGCCGCACGGGCGGAGTGGTATCGGTATCGGTGGCTTGAAGGGGAAGGTTGGATTCAGGGTGCATTGGAAATTCCTCGGTCAGGGCTTGTCCACACCGCGCGCTTGCCGCGACGGCGTAGAAGGGCTTTGGGCAAGGCGACCACGGTGGCCGCCATGGTGATGGTCCAGAAGGCGATCGGGTACCAGATCGTTCCGACGAAATAGCGCATCAGGTCTCGGTCGTAGCGACGGTCGATCCACAGGCTCAGCAGCATCTGCAGGATGCAGGTCATGGCGAGCAAGGTGCCTTGCCAGTGCGGCAGCAGGGCCGAATGCCACGGCGACGCTGCCGGCAGGAAGGGCCGCAGAAAGCCGATGATCAGCACGAGCGCCATGGCATAGGCCCATAGCACGCTGGTCATGTACTCCGCGTAGATCAGCCACATCCGCCAGTGCCGCGGCCGCAGGATGCGCGTGGTGTAGCGCAGCATCGTCTGAATGCCACCGAGGGCCCAGCGCTCGCGCTGCCTCCAGAGGCCCCTGAGCGTCTCGGGCATCAGGATCCAGCACAGCGCGCGGGGCTCGAAGCGCAGCTGCCAGCCGCCGAGCTGGAGCTTCCAGCTCATGTCGATATCCTCGGTCATCACGTCGGGGCTCCAGAAGCCCACGTCGATCACGGCGCGGCGGCGGAACATCGCAATCACGCCCGAGACGGTGAACAAGGTGCCCACCAGCTGCTGCGAGCGCTTGATGAGGCCGATGATCGAAGAGAACTCGCCGACCTGCATGCGTCCGAGCAGCGAGGTTCGGGTGCGGATGCGCGGATTGCCGGTCACCGCGCCGATGCGCTCGGAGTTCAACATCGGCTTGAGCATCCACGCGATGGCATCAGCATCCACCAGCGCGTCGCCATCGATGCCAAGGAGGTACTCGCCGCGCGCGAGCTGGCACGCGGTGTTCAGACCCACGGCCTTGCCCTGGTTGCTTGCGTTGTGGATCACGCGCAGCCGGCTGTACTCCATCGTCATGGCGTCGAGCAGCTCGCCGGTGCCGTCGGTGCTGCCGTCGTTGACGGCGATCACCTCGAAGTTCGGATAGCGCGTACGCATCAGCTGCTCGATCACCTCGCGCAGGTGCGGCGCCTCGTTGAAGCAGGGCACCACCACGGTGACCAGGGGCAGCGACGGAAGCGTCCCGAGCGGATCGATGTCCACGTCCCGCTGGCGCTCGAAGAACCAGGCGTGCGACAGGCCACCTGCCATCCACACATACGCCATGAAGAAGGGGTAGTAGAAGACGAAGCCGAACAGCAGCGATGGCAGCGCCTGCGAAAGGGCCTGGAGGGTGTTCATGGCGAGCGGCTTTCCGGCGCAGCGGCGGCTGCAGGTGTCGTTGCGGGGATCGGCAGCGCGCGCCAAAGCAGGTTGCGCACCGAGATCGCGCGGCGCACGACCTCCAGCGAAGGCTGGTTGTGGAGGAAGTCGTCGGGGTAGTACCCCAGGTGCCGCACGCCCATGCGATGCAGCAGTTCCCATTGGCGCGCCAGTTCGTCGTCGGCCACCGGTTTGCCGGTGCGCCAGTCGCGTGCCTGCAGTTCGAAGACGGTGCCGTCCAGGCCGCGCGGTGTGCCGGCCACGCGGCGCGCAAGACGCGCAAGCCAGGCTTGCGCATCGTCCTCGCGCTCCATGCGGGGCATGGCCATCAATGCCACGTAGTCGTAGGCGGCGAGCGAAGCCTCGTAGCTCTGCGCGAACCATTGCTCCGCCGCCGGGTCGAGCACCGGCCGCGCATAGAGGTTGCGCGCGGTTTCGAGGCCCGCCCGCCAGGCACCTGTGCGCGCGGCGAGCTCCTTGGTGAATTCCGTCAGGTACCGCGTCTTGGCGCCGGTCCAGCGCGCCATCAACGCCGGGTCGGCCCTGATGGCAGCCACGTCGGCCGGCAGGCCCCAGCGGCCATACGCGGCGAGGGCAAGTGGGCTTGCGTCCTCGTCGTCCGCGAGCGTGGCGTCGTCGTGGAACAGCAGGCCCTCGAAGAAGGCGTGACGGCCCAGGTCTTCATAGATGTCGCCGACAAGCGCGCGCACTGCCGGGTCGAAGGGCGACAGCCGGTGATAGCGGTCCGCGGGTGTGCCGCCGTCCGCGGTACGCACCGTATGCGTCGCCAACGGGTTGGACGCCGGCAGGCGAAACGCCATGACCGGCATCCATGCGTAGACCTTCACGCCGGTGCGGCTGCGCAGCTGCCAGGCCGCGCGCCCGAAGAGGTCGGAGCGCATCGGCAGCTGGCGGTTCGGAAAGTAGAGCGCATCGGCAACGCCGTCACCGTCGGAATCGGCGTAGGCCTGCAGGAACACGGAGCGCGGCCTTACCGCCGCCACGCGTTCGATCAATGCCGAGAGGTTGCGTTCCTGCTGCGCCGGATCGGGGTCGTAGACGTAGTCCAGATCCACATGCATGACCCGGTTGACTGGCCGCAGTTCGCCGCCGACCGGGCTGCGCAGCAGCCGGGCGTACTCGGTTGCTTCGTTGTCGTAGGCCACCAGCGCGCGGCGAATCCGGGAGAGGGGCACCGAGGGGTCGTTCGGCCCGTCGTCCAGCGTGAAGGTGATCGGCAATCCCGCGCGCCCGGCGGCCTTCAGCGAAGCGGCGTTGTAGGCGCCATAGGGCCACACCATTGCGCGCACCTTGGCGCCGGTGCGTGCTTCGATGATCTCGCGGCTGCGGCGCAGGTCGGACTCGACGCGCTGCATGTAGGCCGCGTCGTCCTCGTAGCGGCCCAGGGCCGGGTCGTAGCGGTGGGTGGCGGCCGACGGCAGCATGTTGCCTTGCGGATTGGCCCGCACCCCGGTATGCAGGGCATCGCTGTGGCTCGCCAGCTCGACCAGGCCGGAGCGCGCCATTTCGGCGGCTTCGCTCCAGCGCAGGAAGTCGCCGCGGGGCACGGGCTTGTCGCCGTAAGCGACGTTGCCGCCTTCCGGCACCTCAAGCCAGCTCGTCACCAACGCCAGCAGCGCCGGGTACTTGAAGCGCTGCAGCAGCGGGAAGACCTTGGTGTAGGCGCTGCGATAGCCGTCGTCGAAGGTCAGCAGCACGGGTCTTGAAGGCAGGGGCTTGCCGCCGGCGCGCGCGTCGATCACCTGCTGCAGGCTGACCGGGTGGTAGTCGTTGTGCTGAAGCCAGGCGAACACCTCGGCCAGCGTGCGCTCGTCGATGGCGGTTTCGTCGGGTGAATTCTCGAAGCTCGCCCGCACGTTGCCCCGCACGTCGTGAAAGGAGAGCACGCGAAAACTCACGCCGTCGTCGGCATCGGGAGGCGGCAGCGGCTGCGCGGGGCTGGCGGATGCAAGACCCAACAACAGCCAGGCAACGGCAACGCGCAGGAGAGGGAAGAGGTGGGTTCGCATCACGGCAGGGGCATCGAAAGATTCATGAAGACGCTGCGCTGTCGTTCGCGCACACCGTCGTAGGAGTGGCTGGAAATGCCCAGCCCGTATCGCAGGGTCAACTTCGGGCCCAGGTTCCATTTGTGTTCGTAGCGCAGGCTCCACAGCGGGCCGGCGCCGAAGCCGGCCTGGTGATAGCGGCCGGCGCCGACCTCGATGGCCTGGAAGAACTGCCGGTCGTCGCTTTTCCAGTTGAGCCATTGCGCGCGCACCGTCAGTTGCGCGCTGGCGTCGCTCGACGGGCTGAAGTACGGCACCTCCTGTTGCCGGCTGCGGCTGGTCTCGGCGCCGAGCCGTGTTTCGAGCTGGAAGCGCGGTGTGCTCACCCAGCGTTCGCGCCAGGTGAAGTCGAGGCCGTTGCGCAGATTTCCGTCGCTGAAATCGAGCCGCCGCCATTGCAGATCGAAGTGGCGGGCCTCGTTCACGACATGGCTCACGGCGACGCCGGTTTCGCGCGCGCCGATGCCGGCGACGCGGGCCTTCCATGGCAGATCCTTGCTGTCGCCATCGAAGTTGGCCGAGAGCCGCCATGCGTCTGCGGCGCGGTAGTCGACGCGCCCGGCCACGCTGGTTCGGTACGGCCCGGTGTTCGAACGCTGCACGGCGCTCTCGGTCAGCCAGCGCCCGCGCTGCCAGCTCAGGCCGATGCCGCTGCGCGCCCAGCGGGCATTGCCGAGAGAGGTGTCCCCGCGCCCCAGCGATTGGTCGTAGAAGATGCGCCATTCGTCGTCGAGCAGCCCCGAACTGAGCCGACTGTCGACGCGCCATTCACGGTCTGCAATGGCGCCGCCGCCTGTCGATCCTTCGGCATCGACATCGAGCCGTGGACCCGTGGTGGCGCGGCGCGTGCGGCCCAGCTCGCGCACCTGGGCCGTGTCGGAGGCATCCGCTTCGAGCGACTCGGCGCGCCGGCGGGCCTCGGCGAACTCGCCCGCGTCGAGCAGCGCTTCGACGTGGCCGGCACGCGCGCCGATGTCGTGGGGTTGATCGGCGGCGAGCGCGTCGAAGCGCGCGAGCGCTGCTTCAGGATGGTCGCGCAGCCGTTCGGCGATGCCCGCACCGGCGGCAAATTCGGCATTGAGCGGCGCTTCGCCGGTCAGCAGCGCGAAACGCCGCTGTGCGAGCGCGTGCCGGTCGCCGTAGAGCAGCAACATGCCGCGCATGCCGTTCATGTCCGTGTACTGGTCGTTGGGCCGTCCGGCTTCGGGCGCGAGCCGCATCAGGGCCGGCGTGGCGGATTCGATTCGCGTCAGCAGCGCTTCGGCTTCTTCGAAGCGGCCGGTGTCGAGGTAGGCGTAGGCCAGCCCCAGGTAGATCGGGTCGGGCACGGGCAGGTTCGCGTCTCCCATCGCGACAGCCGCTTCGTACAACGGCACGGCCTCGGCAGAGCGGCGTTCTTCCGCGAACGCGCGGCCTGCGGCACCGAATGCGTATGACGGCAGGGCCGCCCCATTGGCGCGCAGCATCTCGTACAGCGCAATCGCATCGGCAGCGCGGCCTCGCTCGACCAGTGCCAGGAGGCGATCGCACTGCAGGCGCAGGCGAAGCGAACGCCATGCGTCGGCGTCGGCAGGCTCGGCGCGCAGCGCCGATGCCTCGAGCCGGGCCAGCGCGGCTTCCTGCTGCGCCAACACACGATCAAGCGCGACCACCCGCGAGGCGCCGATCAGTTCGTCGCGTTCGCGCACAGCCCAGCGCAATTGCTGGGCCAGCGCCTGTTGCTGCAGCGTGGACAACGCCAGTGCGGAGAAAGTGCCAGGGTGCGCGCGCTCCGCCATTTCGGCTTCCTGGAAGGCGGCCGATGCCGCACCGCTCGACGCCAGCAGAAGTTCGGCCTCGCGTTGCGCATCGCGTCTTGCGGGCTGCAGCATGGCGACCTGTCTGTATGCGGAGATCGCCTGGAGCGCATGGCCTTCGACACGCGACAAGGTCGCACTCAACTCGAGCAACGCCACCCGATCGGCGGTTTCCGTCGGCGCGGGTTCGGCAAGCGCCCGGTACATCTCCCGCGCACCGGCGGTGTCGCCGCTGTCGAGCCGCCAGAATCCTTCATGAATGCGCGCGTCCCGCGCCGCGGGCAGGCGCGCCCGCCAGACGGCAATGGTCTCGCCTTGCAGCACAAGGTCCTGCGTGCGACGCGCTGCCACGGCGAGCGGACCGAGCGCGTAGTCGCGCAATCTCGCTGGCGACCGCTCGCGGCCAAGCGCCGTCGCTTCGGCGAATTGGCCGTCGTCGACCGCGATCGAGATCGCATCGGAAACCGCGCGTTGGCGCGCGGCATCGTCGAGCGGCATCGCGAGCCAGGCTTTCAATTGCTTCAGCGCCTGTGCCGCCGTGATGCGGCCGGCACGTTGTTCGGCAATCAGCGCGTCGTGTTGCTGCGAGTCATGGGACACCACGCGGCGCTCGGCCGCGGCCGGCGGGCGCGTGACGCCTGGATCGGCCGCCGCCGCCGAAGCGCCGAACGCCAGCACGCAAACTATGGGTGGTAGGCCCCGCACCGCCTGTGCGAGGTAATGAGGCAACGAGTTGGGCTGCGCCGAATTGCGCGCGGCCACGACTCTGCCTCCATCGATCTTGTGGATTGGCACTCTGCTCCCTTGGATGGCACTTCTGCGTGGCTGATGGCCGGGGCAGAAGCGAACATTCCGGCACCAACATGCCTACCGAAAAGTTCGTAAGATCGGACTCTAGGGCGTTTTGTTAACAAAAGGCCCAATTCAGTTAAAGATGTTGCCGGAGCGTGAACAGGTGCGCGAAACGGCAGCGCGTAGGACAGCCCGCTCGGGCAATGACTTATGAATAAGTAATCTCGTGAGGATGAAATGGAACTCCCCGCTCCATTCCCACAAGCTTGACCCTGACGCAGTCCCCGCTCATGCCAGTGATGATTCCGCTGACGCCGCGTATTTCGACCAAGCCGCCGCGGCGTGCGGGTACGGAAAATTTCTGCCGGATGCAAGCGAGCATGTCGTTCTTCTTAAGGGCCATGAGTGTCTAGGTGAGCGAAAAAAACCCAGCAAGCAGCTGGGTGCAAGTCTCGGTGCGGTGGTGCACCC is a genomic window of Variovorax sp. V213 containing:
- the pgaA gene encoding poly-beta-1,6 N-acetyl-D-glucosamine export porin PgaA, which gives rise to MAARNSAQPNSLPHYLAQAVRGLPPIVCVLAFGASAAAADPGVTRPPAAAERRVVSHDSQQHDALIAEQRAGRITAAQALKQLKAWLAMPLDDAARQRAVSDAISIAVDDGQFAEATALGRERSPARLRDYALGPLAVAARRTQDLVLQGETIAVWRARLPAARDARIHEGFWRLDSGDTAGAREMYRALAEPAPTETADRVALLELSATLSRVEGHALQAISAYRQVAMLQPARRDAQREAELLLASSGAASAAFQEAEMAERAHPGTFSALALSTLQQQALAQQLRWAVRERDELIGASRVVALDRVLAQQEAALARLEASALRAEPADADAWRSLRLRLQCDRLLALVERGRAADAIALYEMLRANGAALPSYAFGAAGRAFAEERRSAEAVPLYEAAVAMGDANLPVPDPIYLGLAYAYLDTGRFEEAEALLTRIESATPALMRLAPEAGRPNDQYTDMNGMRGMLLLYGDRHALAQRRFALLTGEAPLNAEFAAGAGIAERLRDHPEAALARFDALAADQPHDIGARAGHVEALLDAGEFAEARRRAESLEADASDTAQVRELGRTRRATTGPRLDVDAEGSTGGGAIADREWRVDSRLSSGLLDDEWRIFYDQSLGRGDTSLGNARWARSGIGLSWQRGRWLTESAVQRSNTGPYRTSVAGRVDYRAADAWRLSANFDGDSKDLPWKARVAGIGARETGVAVSHVVNEARHFDLQWRRLDFSDGNLRNGLDFTWRERWVSTPRFQLETRLGAETSRSRQQEVPYFSPSSDASAQLTVRAQWLNWKSDDRQFFQAIEVGAGRYHQAGFGAGPLWSLRYEHKWNLGPKLTLRYGLGISSHSYDGVRERQRSVFMNLSMPLP